The DNA segment GCTACTGCGTGATCCATATCTGAAAGCAAATCAAAATTGAGATTTTGCTTTTCTTGAAATTTGACTAAAGATTTAACTGGGTCTGGACTTAATCCAAAAACTACTACATCTTTGGCCGCAAATTGCTTTTTAAAGTCACGAATGCCCTTTGCCTGTACAGTACAGCCAGGAGTCATAGCTTTAGGGTAAAAGTACAATACTACGGTTTTTTGGTTATAAAAATCTTTTAAACTTATTTTTTCTTCGTCTTGATTAAATAAAGAAAACAATGGTGCTTTATTTCCAATTTTTGGTAATTTAAGATCGTCTACATTAGCCATAAAGCCTCCTTTTAGCACACTTTGCAATGGATTGCCCTATAGTTGTACCCTAGCCTTTGTATTGTGCAATAAAATTTACTCCTTCTTGACAAAAAAAGTACTTTTTATTAAACCTACAGATAAATAAGGGGAAAAAATGCAAAAAAAAAGAATTCAAAAAATTACTACAGAGCTATTTTCTTTAATTAACAATAAAGAAGCTAAAAAAGAAATTCAAAAAATTTCTAAAAATCTAAATAAAATTAAAAAAAATTTAGAAAAAGACTTTCAAAAAAAATCTAACAAAGTAAAAAAGTTATTTAAAGAAACTCATAAAGTAAATATAGGCCCTATACAAACTAGCTTCATTCCTTCAAAAGTATATAAAAAAATAACTAAAGAAGCAGAACAAGTTTATGTTAACGGTAATGCAGAAATAAACAAAATTTTAAAATTATCTAAAAAAGAAACGCAAAATAAAATTAATCAAGCCATGGTTATACAAGATTTAGTAGATGCTAAAATTAAAAAGCTTATGGATAAATTATCAAAAACTACTAAGAAGAAAGCTAGCGCTAAAAAGAAAGCTACTAAAAAGAAATCCAGTACTAAAAAGAAAACTACTAAGAAGAAAGCTAGCACTAAAAAGAAAGCTTCTAAGAAAAAAACTAGTACTAAAAAGAAATCTTCAGCAAAGAAAAAAAAGTAATGATAACTCGCCACATAGGCCCTAGCAAAAAAGAAACACAACAAATGTTAGAGGAGCTTGACTCCTCTTCATTAGATGAATTAATTAAAAAAAACTTACCTAAAGACATTTTATCCTCTGTTGAGGATAAAAGCAGTTTGTCAGAATTAGATTTTTTAAAATACGCTAGGTACATTGGTTCTAAAAATACCGTTTGGCGTAATTATATAGGCCAAGGCTATTACCCTAGTTTTTTACCTCCTGTTATACAAAAAAATATTTTATCTAACCCTAGCTGGTACACCGCCTACACTCCTTATCAGGCAGAAATTTCCCAAGGCCGATTAGAGGCTTTATTTAATTTTCAAACTATGGTGACCGAGCTTACAGGTATGGATATTTGCAATGCTTCTTTGCTAGATGAGGCCACCGCAGCTGCCGAAGCCATTAGCATGGCGTGGAATATTGCACGGCAAAAAAAACACACAGCCTTTATTGATAAGTCCATTTTTTCTCAAAGCCTTGCGGTAGTAAAAACACGCAGTAAAGCTTTGGGTATAAAACTAATTATTGATGATATTAAAAACTTTACCCAGCATGACGACGATTTTTTTGCAGTGCTAGTGCAAAACCCTAATTCCAAAGGAGAGGTAAATAATTTAAAAAACTTAAAGGCTTCTTTTAAAGATCCAAAAACGGCATTACTTTTAGGGGTAGATTTACTAAGCCTAAATTTGCTAAGCTCCCCCCTCCAATGGAAGGCCGATATTGTTTTTGGAACAACGCAAAGGTTTGGATTAGCTTTAGGTTTTGGAGGCCCACACTCTGCATTTATTTCTTGCAAAGACCAATATAAACGACAACTCCCTGGCCGATTAATTGGCTTATCTAAAGATAAGTGGGGAAATCCTGCTTTAAGAATGGCCTTACAAACTAGAGAGCAACATATTCGTAGAGAAAAAGCGACCAGTAATATTTGCACCTCGCAAGTGTTACTAGCGGTGTTGTCTTCTATGTATGCTGTTTATCATGGGCCAAAAGGTTTAAAAGCTATTGCGCAAAATATTCATACTAAAACGAAACAACTGGCGTCTCAACTTACGCAATTAAATTATGTAATTAATAATACTTATTTTTTTGACACACTAAATATTTTGGTTACTCCACAAGAGCAGCAAAATATTAAAACGCACTTAGATAAACACCAAATTAATTTTTATTTTCCCTCTAACACAGAAATACAAATTTCTATAGACGAATTAATTACAGAAAAAGAAATGGAAGAAATTTTTCATATTTTTTCTAGAGAAAGCTTTACTCAAAAAAAGGGCGAGAAACATGCCTTTGACGAAAGTCACCTTCCTGTTAGTCAAAAATATCAGCAAATTTTATTAAACACTTCTTTTGAAACTTGGAATTGGAGTTCTGATTTACAAAGAACCGACTTGGTTTTACAACAACGCGTTTTTAACTCTTATCATTCCGAAACACAAATGATGAGATATATTAAATCTTTAGAAAAAAAAGACTTAGCTTTAAATCACTCTATGATTCCACTAGGGTCTTGTACTATGAAATTAACCTCTGCGACTTCGCTAGAGCCTTTATCGTGGCCTCAATGGAGCGACATACACCCCTTTGCTCCTTTGGAACAAGCCAAGGGCTATTTACAAATGATTAAAGAATTAGAAACTATGCTATGCCAGTTAACAGGTCTTGATGCTTGCTCTGTACAACCCAATTCGGGAGCACAGGGTGAATTTGCAGGATTGTTAACCATTGCGGCTTACCATAAAAAAAATAATAACCATCAAAGAAATATTTGTTTAGTTCCCCAATCTGCTCACGGAACCAATCCTGCAAGTGCAAATATGGCGGGAATGAAAGTGGTTATTATTAACTGTGACCAAAAAGGCAATATTGATGTTGAGGATTTAAAAACAAAAGCCCAAGAACATAAAAGCACTTTAGCGGCATTAATGATTACCTATCCCTCCACTCACGGAGTTTTTGAAGAAAGCATTATAGACATTTGCAAAATTATTCATGACAATGGTGGGCAAATTTATTTAGATGGCGCTAACATGAATGCTTTAATTGGTATTTCTAAACCTGCACTATGGCCTATTGATGTTTGCCATCTTAACTTACATAAAACTTTTTCTATACCTCATGGAGGGGGAGGGCCAGGCGTCGGCCCTATTTTAGTGCGTAAACATTTACAAAATTTTTTGCCTTCTCACCCTGTACATAATCCCAATTCTTATAATGAAGATTTAAAAGATACCCATTGTGTTAGCGCAGCCCCTTGGGGAAGTGCTAGTGTTTTAACTATTTCTTGGGCCTATTTATTAATGCTTGGGTTTAAAGGTATAAAACAATCTACAAAAATAGCTATTTTAAATGCTAACTATATGGCTAAAAAATTAGCAAAACATTTTTCTATTTTATATACAGGAAAAAATAATTTTGTAGCCCACGAGTGCATTATTGACTGTCGCGACTTTCCAGAAAAGTACGGAGCTAGTATTGAAGACATTGCTAAACGCTTAATGGATTACGGCTTTCACTCCCCCACAATGGCATGGCCTGTTGCGGGAACTTTAATGATCGAACCCACAGAAAGTGAAAGCAAACAAGAAATGGACCGCTTTATACAAGCCTTATCTTCTATAAAAAAAGAAATGCAAGATCAACCCGAGCTAGTAACCAATGCCCCTCATACTTTAAGTGAAATAACCAAAGACGAATGGAATTATAAATACTCTAGAACGCAAGCTGCATATCCTTTACCATGGGTAAAAGACAATAAATTTTGGCCCTCTGTAGGGCGCATTGACCAAGCCTATGGAGATAAAAATTTAATTTGCGCTTGCCCTTCGGTGGATAGTTACACTTAGGGAATCTGGGGGTCTGACCCTCTATTTAATTGCAAAACCACTTCGTTTATTTTTTTTTCAAAATCACTAACGCTAACGATAATATTAGCAAAAGTTTTAGAGGGCTCTACAAATTGATTATGCATGGGGGCCACTTGATTAATAAACTGTTCCCTTACCCCCTCTTCTGTTCTACCCCTTTCTACAACATCACGACTTAACCGTCTTTTTAAACGAAGATCTTCATTGCAATCTACAAAAATTAGTAAATCACTAATCTTTCTAATTTCTTTTTGAGCCATTACTAAAGTACCCTCTACAATTAAAATGGGCTTGGGTGAAAAAGTGCGGGCTACCGCCTGCCTAGTGTGAGTAACAAAATCATAAACGGGAGTTTTAACATTTTCTCCATTTTTTAAAGAACAAATATGTTTTAACAGTAACGAAAAATCCAAAGACCGAGGGTGATCAAAATTTACACTTTTACCATCTCCATCAAACTGCTGACTTTGATCCACATAGTAATTATCTTGACTCAAAATTTGTACATTCTCTGTACCTATTTTTTTTAAAAGTGCATTAGAAAAAGTGCTTTTTCCTGCACCACTACCTCCACTAATAACAACAATATAAAATGACTTGTGCATATTTATTTCTTGGGTTTTTTATATGGATTAAAAATATTTTGTGGATTATTTGTATTCATCAGTAATGCTTCGTGGTTTTCTGTTAGAATAAATAGAAACATAGGTAAAAACCCCCTCTGTAACTTTAACTCTTTTGCTTTCGTATTGTCGGCTGGCCCACGCCTCTATATGTATGGTAATAGAGGTGTTTCCTGTTTTTAATAATTTTACATAACAGCAAAGTGTATCTCCAACAAATACTGGCAATAAAAAAGTCATAGAATTTACACCGATGGTTACCACTCTTCCTTTGGCAATTTTTTTTGCTATTAAAGACCCTGCCAAATCCATGGCCGACAACACCCATCCGCCAAACATATCGCCATCAGGATTAGTGTCGGCGGGCATAGCTACCACACGAGTGCTTAGGGTTAATTCGGAATAATCATTATTGGTGTTTTCTGTATTTGTATCTTGCATAACTTCCTTTTATTTTTTTAGTTTGGTTTTTAATTTAGTTTTTTATTTTTTTAGTTTGGGTTTTAATTTTTTATTTTTTCATTTTAGCTAAAGGGTGGTGGGCGTTTAATTCTTTTTCTGCCTGCTTATAAGAAACACTAGTATAAATTTGTGTAGTTTGTAAACTAGAATGACCCAATAATATTTGAATCGAACGCAAATCTGCTCCTGCATTTAATAAAGCCGTTGCGCAACCATGGCGAAACTTATGCGGACTTACTGCCGAAATATCTAAATGCGATTTTAAAGCCCATGCCTTTAACCACCGCCAAACATCCACCCGACTTAAACGATTGCCTCGATTATTTACCAACAAGGCTTCTTCTTTTTTCTTAGCTAACTGGTTTCTGCTATTTTGTAAATACAAATTAACCTGCTTTAACACACTGTCTATTAAAGGTAGCAATCGTTGTTTAGCTCCCTTGCCTGTTACGATTAAAGAAGCGTCGGTTTCTTTAAAGTCATACAAATTAACATTAATTAATTCGCTTACTCTACAACCCAAACCAAACAGTAAAATTAATAGCGTTTGGTTTCTAATGGTTTTGGCTTTGCTTTCTACTTGAGCCGATTGTAATAAAGTTTGAAAATCAGCAAAAGATAAAGCTTTAGGTAAAGTCACTGTTACTTTTGGCAATTGTAAACTACGCAACTCGGGAGC comes from the Pseudobdellovibrionaceae bacterium genome and includes:
- a CDS encoding acyl-CoA thioesterase; translated protein: MQDTNTENTNNDYSELTLSTRVVAMPADTNPDGDMFGGWVLSAMDLAGSLIAKKIAKGRVVTIGVNSMTFLLPVFVGDTLCCYVKLLKTGNTSITIHIEAWASRQYESKRVKVTEGVFTYVSIYSNRKPRSITDEYK
- the gcvP gene encoding aminomethyl-transferring glycine dehydrogenase — protein: MITRHIGPSKKETQQMLEELDSSSLDELIKKNLPKDILSSVEDKSSLSELDFLKYARYIGSKNTVWRNYIGQGYYPSFLPPVIQKNILSNPSWYTAYTPYQAEISQGRLEALFNFQTMVTELTGMDICNASLLDEATAAAEAISMAWNIARQKKHTAFIDKSIFSQSLAVVKTRSKALGIKLIIDDIKNFTQHDDDFFAVLVQNPNSKGEVNNLKNLKASFKDPKTALLLGVDLLSLNLLSSPLQWKADIVFGTTQRFGLALGFGGPHSAFISCKDQYKRQLPGRLIGLSKDKWGNPALRMALQTREQHIRREKATSNICTSQVLLAVLSSMYAVYHGPKGLKAIAQNIHTKTKQLASQLTQLNYVINNTYFFDTLNILVTPQEQQNIKTHLDKHQINFYFPSNTEIQISIDELITEKEMEEIFHIFSRESFTQKKGEKHAFDESHLPVSQKYQQILLNTSFETWNWSSDLQRTDLVLQQRVFNSYHSETQMMRYIKSLEKKDLALNHSMIPLGSCTMKLTSATSLEPLSWPQWSDIHPFAPLEQAKGYLQMIKELETMLCQLTGLDACSVQPNSGAQGEFAGLLTIAAYHKKNNNHQRNICLVPQSAHGTNPASANMAGMKVVIINCDQKGNIDVEDLKTKAQEHKSTLAALMITYPSTHGVFEESIIDICKIIHDNGGQIYLDGANMNALIGISKPALWPIDVCHLNLHKTFSIPHGGGGPGVGPILVRKHLQNFLPSHPVHNPNSYNEDLKDTHCVSAAPWGSASVLTISWAYLLMLGFKGIKQSTKIAILNANYMAKKLAKHFSILYTGKNNFVAHECIIDCRDFPEKYGASIEDIAKRLMDYGFHSPTMAWPVAGTLMIEPTESESKQEMDRFIQALSSIKKEMQDQPELVTNAPHTLSEITKDEWNYKYSRTQAAYPLPWVKDNKFWPSVGRIDQAYGDKNLICACPSVDSYT
- the udk gene encoding uridine kinase, with the protein product MHKSFYIVVISGGSGAGKSTFSNALLKKIGTENVQILSQDNYYVDQSQQFDGDGKSVNFDHPRSLDFSLLLKHICSLKNGENVKTPVYDFVTHTRQAVARTFSPKPILIVEGTLVMAQKEIRKISDLLIFVDCNEDLRLKRRLSRDVVERGRTEEGVREQFINQVAPMHNQFVEPSKTFANIIVSVSDFEKKINEVVLQLNRGSDPQIP
- a CDS encoding tyrosine-type recombinase/integrase, producing MNSQQQSQTKALKYWVEFFDDLQNIRGRANNTVLAYRRDLEMYVEFIALKKDISQFSYFLSKKQLSTRSQARVISSVRSYFRFCEKQGDKAPELRSLQLPKVTVTLPKALSFADFQTLLQSAQVESKAKTIRNQTLLILLFGLGCRVSELINVNLYDFKETDASLIVTGKGAKQRLLPLIDSVLKQVNLYLQNSRNQLAKKKEEALLVNNRGNRLSRVDVWRWLKAWALKSHLDISAVSPHKFRHGCATALLNAGADLRSIQILLGHSSLQTTQIYTSVSYKQAEKELNAHHPLAKMKK
- the bcp gene encoding thioredoxin-dependent thiol peroxidase, whose translation is MANVDDLKLPKIGNKAPLFSLFNQDEEKISLKDFYNQKTVVLYFYPKAMTPGCTVQAKGIRDFKKQFAAKDVVVFGLSPDPVKSLVKFQEKQNLNFDLLSDMDHAVAEKYGVWGLKKFMGREYMGVNRITFIIGKDGKLKHIIEKVKTKTHHEDVFNWISQN